Below is a window of candidate division KSB1 bacterium DNA.
CTCAATGCGCGTTGCAATGCCGAAAGTCAATCGTGACGATGTAAAAAACTATCAAAGTGCTTTTCCTGGTGAGGATGAGCAACAGCAGATAGTTGATTATATTAAGCGAGAAATTAATAAACTAAATCAAGTTATTTCCAAAACTAACACCGAGATCGAAAAAATAAAAGAATACCAGGAGTCTTTAATTACCAGCGTAGTGACAGGGAAACTAAAAGTACCTGAATAAAATAAAATCGGAGCTTTGTTATGAAAAAAGAGAAGATAATAACCTACTTAAAATTAAAAAAAGAGTTTTTAAAGCAGGAGTATGGCATAACAACAATAGGCTTTTATGGCAGTTCTGCCAGGGGTGAAGCAACGAAAGATAGTGATATAGATATTTTTTATGAACGGGACAAAAATTTTGAACTAAAGAGCGGTTTGGCTTTTTTATATATTGGCGATGCTATGGCTAAAGATTTGAAT
It encodes the following:
- a CDS encoding nucleotidyltransferase domain-containing protein yields the protein MKKEKIITYLKLKKEFLKQEYGITTIGFYGSSARGEATKDSDIDIFYERDKNFELKSGLAFLYIGDAMAKDLNVRKVELVRLGSMNPIIKFYAEKDFIYV